One region of Strigops habroptila isolate Jane chromosome 11, bStrHab1.2.pri, whole genome shotgun sequence genomic DNA includes:
- the BRPF1 gene encoding peregrin isoform X2, translated as MGVDFDVKTFCHNLRATKPPYECPVGTCRKIYKSYSGIEYHLYHYDHDNPPPPQHTPLRKHKKKGRQARAANKQSPSPSETSQSPGREVMTYAQAQRMVEVDLHGRVHRISIFDNLDVVSEDEEVPEEVPENGSNKENTETPSVPPKSGKHKNKEKRKDSNHHHHNASAGTTPKLPEVVYRELEQDTPDAPPRPTSYYRYIEKSAEELDEEVEYDMDEEDYIWLDIMNERRKTEGVSPIPQEIFEYLMDRLEKESYFESHNKGDPNALVDEDAVCCICNDGECQNSNVILFCDMCNLAVHQECYGVPYIPEGQWLCRRCLQSPSRAVDCALCPNKGGAFKQTDDGRWAHVVCALWIPEVCFANTVFLEPIDSIEHIPPARWKLTCYICKQRGSGACIQCHKANCYTAFHVTCAQQAGLYMKMEPVRETGANGTSFSVRKTAYCDIHTPPGSVRRLPALSHSEGEEEDEEEEEEGKGWSSEKVKKAKAKSRIKMKKARKILAEKRAAAPVVSVPCIPPHRLSKITNRLTIQRKSQFMQRLHSYWTLKRQSRNGVPLLRRLQTHLQSQRNCDQRDTEDKNWALKEQLKSWQRLRHDLERARLLVELIRKREKLKRETIKVQQVALEMQLTPFLILLRKTLEQLQEKDTGNIFSEPVPLSEVPDYLDHIKKPMDFQTMKQNLEAYRYLNFDDFEEDFNLIINNCLKYNAKDTIFYRAAIRLREQGGAVLRQARRQAEKMGIDFETGMHFPHCVTVEEAQVQDIEDDVRLLLSENQKHLPLEEQLKILLERLDEVNAGKQSIGRSRRAKMIKKEITVLRRKLAHPRELGRDGLERHGSSARGGLQSHNPCEKDLQTDSAAEESSSQETGKGLGPNSSSTPAHEVGRRTSVLFSKKNPKTAGPPKRPGRPPKNRDSQITPGHGNSPIGPPQLPIMGSSQRQRKRGRSPRPSSSSDSDSDKSAEDAPMDLPANGFSSGNQPVKKSFLVYRNDCNLPRSSSDSESSSSSSSSAASDRTSTTPSKQGRGKPSFSRVNFPEDSSEDTSGTENESYSVGTGRSVGHGMVRKGMGRGAGWLSEDEDSSLDALDLVWAKCRGYPSYPALIIDPKMPREGMFHHGVPIPVPPLEVLKLGEQMTQEAREHLYLVLFFDNKRTWQWLPRTKLVPLGVNQDLDKEKMLEGRKSNIRKSVQIAYHRAMQHRNKVQGEQSSDSSESD; from the exons ATGGGCGTAGATTTCGACGTGAAGACTTTCTGCCACAACCTGCGGGCCACCAAACCCCCGTACGAGTGCCCGGTGGGCACCTGCCGCAAGATCTACAAGAGCTACAGCGGCATCGAGTACCACCTGTACCACTATGACCACGACaacccgccgccgccgcagcacACCCCCCTGCGCAAGCACAAGAAGAAGGGGCGACAAGCCCGCGCCGCCAACAAGCAGTCGCCCAGCCCCTCCGAGACCTCCCAGTCTCCCGGGCGGGAGGTGATGACCTACGCTCAAGCCCAGCGCATGGTGGAGGTGGACCTGCACGGCCGCGTCCATCGCATCAGCATCTTCGATAACCTGGACGTGGTGTCCGAGGATGAGGAGGTGCCCGAGGAGGTACCCGAGAACGGCAGCAATAAGGAGAACACAGAGACCCCGAGCGTCCCGCCCAAATCTGGCAAGCACAAGAACAAGGAGAAGCGGAAGGACTCCAACCACCATCACCACAACGCCTCGGCCGGCACCACGCCCAAGCTGCCCGAGGTGGTGTAccgggagctggagcaggacacCCCCGACGCCCCGCCGCGCCCCACCTCGTACTACAG GTACATCGAGAAgtcagcagaggagctggatgAGGAGGTGGAGTACGACATGGACGAGGAGGATTACATCTGGCTGGACATCATGAACGAGCGGCGGAAGACCGAAGGCGTGAGTCCCATTCCCCAGGAGATCTTTGAGTACCTgatggacaggctggagaaggagtCCTACTTCGAGAGCCACAACAAGGGGGATCCGAACGCCTTGGTGGACGAGGACGCCGTCTGCTGCATCTGCAACGACGGGGAGTGTCAGAACAGCAACGTCATCCTCTTCTGCGACATGTGCAACCTGGCTGTGCACCAGGAGTGCTACGGGGTGCCCTACATCCCGGAGGGACAGTGGCTCTGCAGACGGTGCCTGCAGTCACCCTCACGGGCCGTGGACTGTGCCCTCTGCCCAAACAAGGGGGGGGCCTTCAAGCAGACGGACGACGGGCGCTGGGCACACGTGGTGTGTGCCCTGTGGATCCCGGAGGTGTGCTTTGCCAACACTGTCTTCCTGGAGCCTATCGACAGCATCGAGCACATCCCGCCGGCACGCTGGAAGCTGACCTGTTACATCTGCAAGCAGCGCGGCTCCGGGGCTTGCATCCAGTGTCACAAAGCCAACTGCTACACCGCCTTCCACGTCACCTGCGCCCAGCAGGCCGGGCTCTACATGAAGATGGAGCCCGTGCGGGAGACGGGGGCCAACGGCACCTCCTTCAGCGTGCGCAAAACCGCCTACTGCGACATCCACACGCCGCCGGGCTCCGTGCGCAGGCTTCCCGCCCTGTCCCACAGCGAGGGCgaggaggaggacgaggaggaggaggaggagggcaagGGCTGGAGCTCCGAGAAAGTCAAAAAGGCAAAGGCCAAGTCGAGGATCAAGATGAAGAAAGCGAGGAAGATCCTGGCGGAGAAACGAGCCGCGGCGCCCGTGGTGTCTGTGCCCTGCATCCCCCCGCACAG gCTCAGCAAGATTACAAACCGTTTGACCATCCAGAGGAAGAGCCAGTTCATGCAGAGGCTGCACAGCTACTGGACGCTGAAGAGACAGTCCCGCAACGGCGTCCCCCTGCTCCGCCGCCTCCAGACACACCTGCAGTCACAGAGGAACTGTGACCAG AGAGACACTGAGGATAAGAACTGGGCCCTGAAGGAGCAGCTGAAGTCATGGCAGCGCCTCCGCCATGACCTCGAGCGCGCACGCTTGCTGGTGGAGCTGATCCGCAAGCGGGAGAAGCTCAAGAGAGAGACG ATCAAGGTGCAGCAGGTAGCACTGGAGATGCAGCTGACCCCCTTCCTCATCCTGCTCCGCAAGACGCttgagcagctgcaggagaaagacACGGGCAACATCTTCAGCGAGCCGGTCCCTCTGTCTGAG GTCCCGGACTACCTGGATCACATCAAGAAGCCGATGGATTTTCAgacaatgaaacaaaacctgGAAGCCTATCGCTACCTGAACTTCGACGACTTCGAGGAGGATTTCAACCTGATTATCAACAACTGTTTGAAATACAACGCCAAAGACACCATCTTCTACCGGGCAGCCATCCGCCTGCGGGAGCAGGGAGGTGCCGTGCTGCGGCAGGCGCGCCGGCAGGCCGAGAAGATGGGCATTGACTTTGAGACAGGCATGCACTTCCCTCACTGCGTGACGGTGGAAGAGGCTCAGGTCCAAGACATTGAGGACG ATGTGCGGCTGCTGCTCTCGGAGAACCAGAAGCACCTGCCTTTGGAGGAGCAGCTGAAGATCCTGCTGGAGCGGCTGGACGAGGTCAACGCTGGCAAGCAGAGCATCGGCCGGTCCCGCCGCGCCAAGATGATCAAGAAGGAGATCACGGTCCTGCGGAGGAAGCTCGCCCACCCACGGGAGCTGGGCCGCGACGGGCTGGAGCGCCACGGCTCCTCGGCCAGGGGGGGCCTGCAGTCACACAACCCCTGCGAGAAGGACCTGCAGACTGACAGCGCTGCcgaggagagcagcagccaggagacGGGCAAAG GTCTGGGTCCCAATTCTTCTTCCACCCCAGCACATGAAGTTGGCAGGAGGACCTCAGTGCTCTTCTCCAAGAAGAACCCTAAAACTGCAGGTCCCCCCAAACGCCCGGGCCGCCCCCCGAAGAACCGAGACAGCCAGATCACTCCCGGGCATGGGAACAGCCCCATCGggcccccccagctccccatcaTGGGCTCCTCGCAGCGGCAGAGGAAGCGAGGGCGAAGCCCACGGCCCAGCTCCAGCTCGGACAGTGACAGCGACAAGTCCGCTGAAGATGCTCCCATGG ATCTGCCAGCCAACGGTTTCAGCAGCGGGAACCAGCCGGTGAAGAAGAGCTTCCTGGTGTACCGCAACGACTGCAACCTGCCCCGCAGCAGCTCCGACTCCgagtccagcagcagcagcagcagcagcgctgccTCGGACCGCACCAG CACAACACCCTCCAAGCAGGGCCGAGGGAAACCCTCCTTCTCCCGAGTGAACTTCCCGGAGGACAGCAGCGAGGACACGTCGGGGACGGAGAACGAATCCTACTCCGTGGGCACGGGGCGGAGCGTGGGGCACGGCA TGGTGCGCAAGGGCATGGGCCGTGGTGCGGGCTGGCTCTCCGAGGATGAGGATTCCTCCCTGGATGCCCTGGACCTGGTGTGGGCGAAGTGCCGGGGGTACCCCTCCTACCCCGCGCTG ATCATCGACCCCAAGATGCCGCGGGAAGGCATGTTCCACCACGGGGTCCCCATCCCCGTGCCCCCCTTGGAGGTGCTGAAGCTGGGGGAGCAGATGACTCAGGAAGCACGCGAGCACCTCTACCTTGTCCTCTTCTTCGACAACAAGCGCACTTG GCAGTGGTTGCCCAGGACCAAACTGGTACCACTGGGGGTGAACCAAGACCTGgataaggaaaaaatgctggaagGTCGTAAGTCCAACATCCGTAAGTCGGTGCAGATCGCCTACCACCGCGCCATGCAGCACCGCAACAAGGTGCAGGGCGAGCAGAGCAGCGACTCCAGCGAGAGCGACTGA
- the CPNE9 gene encoding copine-9 has translation MASPGALEPATGSVPGTKVELTVSCRNLLDMDTFSKSDPVVVLFVQGSGSSEWKEFGRTEVIDNTLNPDFVRKFVLDYYFEEKQNLRFDVYNVDSKSCSILKQKDFLGQAFVALGEVIGSQRGRLERALTGVPGKRCGTILLLAEELSNCRDIVTMQLCANKLDKKDFFGKSDPFLVFYRSNEDGTFTICHKTEVVKNTLNPVWQPFTIPVRALCNGDYDRTVKIDVYDWDRDGSHDFIGEFATSYRELSRAQSQFTVYEVLNPRKKCKKKKYVNSGTVTLLSFSVESEFTFVDYIRGGTQLNFTVAIDFTASNGMPSHPTSLHYASPYQLSAYALALKAVGEIIQDYDSDKLFPAYGFGAKIPPDGKISHQFPLNNNMDNPSCAGIEGVLESYLQSLRTVQLYGPTNFAPVINQVAGTAAQVTDGSQYHVLLIITDGVISDMLQTKEAIVTASALPMSIIIVGVGPAEFEAMEELDGDEVRVSSRGRYAERDIVQFVPFRDYVDDSGNQVLSMARLAKDVLAEIPEQLLSYMKTRDIKPRRADPQ, from the exons ATGGCGTCTCCGGGAGCGCTGGAACCGGCGACCGGCAGCGTGCCGGGTACCAAGGTGGAGCTCACCGTGTCCTGCCG GAACCTGCTGGACATGGACACCTTCTCCAAGTCTGACCCAG TGGTGGTCCTCTTCGTGCAGGGCTCGGGCAGCAGCGAGTGGAAGGAG TTTGGGCGCACTGAGGTGATCGACAACACCCTGAACCCCGACTTCGTGCGCAAGTTCGTCCTCGACTACTACTTCGAGGAGAAGCAAAACCTCCGCTTCGACGT CTACAACGTGGACTCCAAGAGCTGCTCCATCTTAAAGCAG AAG GACTTCCTGGGGCAGGCATTCGTGGCGCTGGGGGAAGTGATCGGGTCCCAGCGGGGCCGCCTGGAGAGAGCCCTCAC GGGCGTCCCGGGGAAGCGGTGTGGGaccatcctgctgctggccGAGGAGCTGAGCAACTGCCGG gaCATCGTCACCATGCAGCTGTGCGCCAACAAACTGGACAAGAAGGACTTCTTTGGAAAATCCGACCCCTTCCTCGTCTTCTACCGCAGCAACGAGGACGGCAC CTTCACCATCTGCCATAAGACGGAGGTGGTGAAGAACACGCTCAACCCGGTGTGGCAGCCCTTCACCATCCCCGTGCGCGCCCTCTGCAACGGCGACTATGACCG GACGGTGAAGATCGACGTGTATGACTGGGACCGGGACGGGAG CCACGACTTCATCGGGGAGTTTGCCACCAGCTACCGGGAGCTCTCCAGAGCACAGAGCCAGTTCACAGTGTACGAG GTGCTGAACCCCAGGAAGAAgtgcaagaagaagaaatacGTGAACTCCGGCACC GTGACGCTGCTCTCCTTCTCCGTCGAGTCCGAGTTCACCTTCGTTGACTACATCCGGGGCGG GACGCAGCTGAATTTCACCGTCGCCATCGACTTCACGGCCTCCAACG GGATGCCATCGCATCCCACCTCACTGCACTACGCGAGCCCCTACCAGCTGAGTGCCTACGCGCTGGCGCTGAAGGCGGTGGGAGAGATCATCCAGGACTATGACAGCGACAAGCTCTTCCCTGCCTATGGCTTCGGTGCCAAAATCCCACCCGATGGCAAGATCTCCCACCAGTTCCCATTG AACAACAACATGGACAACCCGAGCTGTGCTGGCATTGAGGGCGTGCTGGAGTCCTACCTGCAGAGCCTGCGCACCGTCCAGCTCTATGGTCCCACCAACTTCGCCCCTGTCATCAACCAGGTTGCTGG AACGGCCGCCCAAGTGACTGATGGCTCGCAGTACCACGTCCTCCTCATCATCACTGATGGTGTCATCTCCGACATGCTGCAGACCAAGGAAGCCATCGTCACC GCTTCTGCGTTGCCCATGTCCATCATCATTGTGGGAGTGGGTCCAGCTGAGTTTGAGG CCATGGAGGAGCTGGATGGTGACGAGGTCCGGGTGTCTTCCCGTGGACGATACGCCGAGAGGGACATTGTACAG TTTGTGCCGTTTCGGGATTACGTGGATGACTCTGGGAACCAAGTGCTGAGCATGGCCCGTCTGGCCAAGGATGTGCTGGCTGAGATCCCCGAGCAGCTCCTGTCCTACATGAAGACCCGCGACATCAAGCCTCGCCGGGCAGACCCCCAATAG
- the BRPF1 gene encoding peregrin isoform X1, translating to MGVDFDVKTFCHNLRATKPPYECPVGTCRKIYKSYSGIEYHLYHYDHDNPPPPQHTPLRKHKKKGRQARAANKQSPSPSETSQSPGREVMTYAQAQRMVEVDLHGRVHRISIFDNLDVVSEDEEVPEEVPENGSNKENTETPSVPPKSGKHKNKEKRKDSNHHHHNASAGTTPKLPEVVYRELEQDTPDAPPRPTSYYRYIEKSAEELDEEVEYDMDEEDYIWLDIMNERRKTEGVSPIPQEIFEYLMDRLEKESYFESHNKGDPNALVDEDAVCCICNDGECQNSNVILFCDMCNLAVHQECYGVPYIPEGQWLCRRCLQSPSRAVDCALCPNKGGAFKQTDDGRWAHVVCALWIPEVCFANTVFLEPIDSIEHIPPARWKLTCYICKQRGSGACIQCHKANCYTAFHVTCAQQAGLYMKMEPVRETGANGTSFSVRKTAYCDIHTPPGSVRRLPALSHSEGEEEDEEEEEEGKGWSSEKVKKAKAKSRIKMKKARKILAEKRAAAPVVSVPCIPPHRLSKITNRLTIQRKSQFMQRLHSYWTLKRQSRNGVPLLRRLQTHLQSQRNCDQRDTEDKNWALKEQLKSWQRLRHDLERARLLVELIRKREKLKRETIKVQQVALEMQLTPFLILLRKTLEQLQEKDTGNIFSEPVPLSEVPDYLDHIKKPMDFQTMKQNLEAYRYLNFDDFEEDFNLIINNCLKYNAKDTIFYRAAIRLREQGGAVLRQARRQAEKMGIDFETGMHFPHCVTVEEAQVQDIEDEDVRLLLSENQKHLPLEEQLKILLERLDEVNAGKQSIGRSRRAKMIKKEITVLRRKLAHPRELGRDGLERHGSSARGGLQSHNPCEKDLQTDSAAEESSSQETGKGLGPNSSSTPAHEVGRRTSVLFSKKNPKTAGPPKRPGRPPKNRDSQITPGHGNSPIGPPQLPIMGSSQRQRKRGRSPRPSSSSDSDSDKSAEDAPMDLPANGFSSGNQPVKKSFLVYRNDCNLPRSSSDSESSSSSSSSAASDRTSTTPSKQGRGKPSFSRVNFPEDSSEDTSGTENESYSVGTGRSVGHGMVRKGMGRGAGWLSEDEDSSLDALDLVWAKCRGYPSYPALIIDPKMPREGMFHHGVPIPVPPLEVLKLGEQMTQEAREHLYLVLFFDNKRTWQWLPRTKLVPLGVNQDLDKEKMLEGRKSNIRKSVQIAYHRAMQHRNKVQGEQSSDSSESD from the exons ATGGGCGTAGATTTCGACGTGAAGACTTTCTGCCACAACCTGCGGGCCACCAAACCCCCGTACGAGTGCCCGGTGGGCACCTGCCGCAAGATCTACAAGAGCTACAGCGGCATCGAGTACCACCTGTACCACTATGACCACGACaacccgccgccgccgcagcacACCCCCCTGCGCAAGCACAAGAAGAAGGGGCGACAAGCCCGCGCCGCCAACAAGCAGTCGCCCAGCCCCTCCGAGACCTCCCAGTCTCCCGGGCGGGAGGTGATGACCTACGCTCAAGCCCAGCGCATGGTGGAGGTGGACCTGCACGGCCGCGTCCATCGCATCAGCATCTTCGATAACCTGGACGTGGTGTCCGAGGATGAGGAGGTGCCCGAGGAGGTACCCGAGAACGGCAGCAATAAGGAGAACACAGAGACCCCGAGCGTCCCGCCCAAATCTGGCAAGCACAAGAACAAGGAGAAGCGGAAGGACTCCAACCACCATCACCACAACGCCTCGGCCGGCACCACGCCCAAGCTGCCCGAGGTGGTGTAccgggagctggagcaggacacCCCCGACGCCCCGCCGCGCCCCACCTCGTACTACAG GTACATCGAGAAgtcagcagaggagctggatgAGGAGGTGGAGTACGACATGGACGAGGAGGATTACATCTGGCTGGACATCATGAACGAGCGGCGGAAGACCGAAGGCGTGAGTCCCATTCCCCAGGAGATCTTTGAGTACCTgatggacaggctggagaaggagtCCTACTTCGAGAGCCACAACAAGGGGGATCCGAACGCCTTGGTGGACGAGGACGCCGTCTGCTGCATCTGCAACGACGGGGAGTGTCAGAACAGCAACGTCATCCTCTTCTGCGACATGTGCAACCTGGCTGTGCACCAGGAGTGCTACGGGGTGCCCTACATCCCGGAGGGACAGTGGCTCTGCAGACGGTGCCTGCAGTCACCCTCACGGGCCGTGGACTGTGCCCTCTGCCCAAACAAGGGGGGGGCCTTCAAGCAGACGGACGACGGGCGCTGGGCACACGTGGTGTGTGCCCTGTGGATCCCGGAGGTGTGCTTTGCCAACACTGTCTTCCTGGAGCCTATCGACAGCATCGAGCACATCCCGCCGGCACGCTGGAAGCTGACCTGTTACATCTGCAAGCAGCGCGGCTCCGGGGCTTGCATCCAGTGTCACAAAGCCAACTGCTACACCGCCTTCCACGTCACCTGCGCCCAGCAGGCCGGGCTCTACATGAAGATGGAGCCCGTGCGGGAGACGGGGGCCAACGGCACCTCCTTCAGCGTGCGCAAAACCGCCTACTGCGACATCCACACGCCGCCGGGCTCCGTGCGCAGGCTTCCCGCCCTGTCCCACAGCGAGGGCgaggaggaggacgaggaggaggaggaggagggcaagGGCTGGAGCTCCGAGAAAGTCAAAAAGGCAAAGGCCAAGTCGAGGATCAAGATGAAGAAAGCGAGGAAGATCCTGGCGGAGAAACGAGCCGCGGCGCCCGTGGTGTCTGTGCCCTGCATCCCCCCGCACAG gCTCAGCAAGATTACAAACCGTTTGACCATCCAGAGGAAGAGCCAGTTCATGCAGAGGCTGCACAGCTACTGGACGCTGAAGAGACAGTCCCGCAACGGCGTCCCCCTGCTCCGCCGCCTCCAGACACACCTGCAGTCACAGAGGAACTGTGACCAG AGAGACACTGAGGATAAGAACTGGGCCCTGAAGGAGCAGCTGAAGTCATGGCAGCGCCTCCGCCATGACCTCGAGCGCGCACGCTTGCTGGTGGAGCTGATCCGCAAGCGGGAGAAGCTCAAGAGAGAGACG ATCAAGGTGCAGCAGGTAGCACTGGAGATGCAGCTGACCCCCTTCCTCATCCTGCTCCGCAAGACGCttgagcagctgcaggagaaagacACGGGCAACATCTTCAGCGAGCCGGTCCCTCTGTCTGAG GTCCCGGACTACCTGGATCACATCAAGAAGCCGATGGATTTTCAgacaatgaaacaaaacctgGAAGCCTATCGCTACCTGAACTTCGACGACTTCGAGGAGGATTTCAACCTGATTATCAACAACTGTTTGAAATACAACGCCAAAGACACCATCTTCTACCGGGCAGCCATCCGCCTGCGGGAGCAGGGAGGTGCCGTGCTGCGGCAGGCGCGCCGGCAGGCCGAGAAGATGGGCATTGACTTTGAGACAGGCATGCACTTCCCTCACTGCGTGACGGTGGAAGAGGCTCAGGTCCAAGACATTGAGGACG AAGATGTGCGGCTGCTGCTCTCGGAGAACCAGAAGCACCTGCCTTTGGAGGAGCAGCTGAAGATCCTGCTGGAGCGGCTGGACGAGGTCAACGCTGGCAAGCAGAGCATCGGCCGGTCCCGCCGCGCCAAGATGATCAAGAAGGAGATCACGGTCCTGCGGAGGAAGCTCGCCCACCCACGGGAGCTGGGCCGCGACGGGCTGGAGCGCCACGGCTCCTCGGCCAGGGGGGGCCTGCAGTCACACAACCCCTGCGAGAAGGACCTGCAGACTGACAGCGCTGCcgaggagagcagcagccaggagacGGGCAAAG GTCTGGGTCCCAATTCTTCTTCCACCCCAGCACATGAAGTTGGCAGGAGGACCTCAGTGCTCTTCTCCAAGAAGAACCCTAAAACTGCAGGTCCCCCCAAACGCCCGGGCCGCCCCCCGAAGAACCGAGACAGCCAGATCACTCCCGGGCATGGGAACAGCCCCATCGggcccccccagctccccatcaTGGGCTCCTCGCAGCGGCAGAGGAAGCGAGGGCGAAGCCCACGGCCCAGCTCCAGCTCGGACAGTGACAGCGACAAGTCCGCTGAAGATGCTCCCATGG ATCTGCCAGCCAACGGTTTCAGCAGCGGGAACCAGCCGGTGAAGAAGAGCTTCCTGGTGTACCGCAACGACTGCAACCTGCCCCGCAGCAGCTCCGACTCCgagtccagcagcagcagcagcagcagcgctgccTCGGACCGCACCAG CACAACACCCTCCAAGCAGGGCCGAGGGAAACCCTCCTTCTCCCGAGTGAACTTCCCGGAGGACAGCAGCGAGGACACGTCGGGGACGGAGAACGAATCCTACTCCGTGGGCACGGGGCGGAGCGTGGGGCACGGCA TGGTGCGCAAGGGCATGGGCCGTGGTGCGGGCTGGCTCTCCGAGGATGAGGATTCCTCCCTGGATGCCCTGGACCTGGTGTGGGCGAAGTGCCGGGGGTACCCCTCCTACCCCGCGCTG ATCATCGACCCCAAGATGCCGCGGGAAGGCATGTTCCACCACGGGGTCCCCATCCCCGTGCCCCCCTTGGAGGTGCTGAAGCTGGGGGAGCAGATGACTCAGGAAGCACGCGAGCACCTCTACCTTGTCCTCTTCTTCGACAACAAGCGCACTTG GCAGTGGTTGCCCAGGACCAAACTGGTACCACTGGGGGTGAACCAAGACCTGgataaggaaaaaatgctggaagGTCGTAAGTCCAACATCCGTAAGTCGGTGCAGATCGCCTACCACCGCGCCATGCAGCACCGCAACAAGGTGCAGGGCGAGCAGAGCAGCGACTCCAGCGAGAGCGACTGA